A single region of the candidate division WOR-3 bacterium genome encodes:
- a CDS encoding SPOR domain-containing protein: MKYLYVAFSIFLLLGACVKEQTVKEETPTEVIFEEVPSLEDTSSIVFEEVTPSAPQVETPFSGVTSPTPKEKEAPSVTPIKRQGYRIQIGAFRDEGEANILAARARAQLGKKVYVQYIPPFYKVRVGDFLDKYEATQYMNQYVKGSYERAWVVESEINVE, from the coding sequence ATGAAATATTTATATGTAGCCTTTAGCATCTTTCTTCTTTTAGGAGCTTGCGTAAAAGAGCAAACAGTGAAAGAGGAAACTCCAACTGAAGTGATATTTGAGGAAGTTCCTTCTTTAGAGGATACATCTTCTATTGTTTTTGAAGAAGTTACACCTTCTGCTCCACAGGTTGAAACTCCTTTCTCAGGAGTTACTTCACCCACTCCTAAAGAAAAAGAAGCACCTTCAGTTACTCCTATAAAAAGACAAGGTTATAGAATCCAAATTGGAGCTTTTAGGGATGAAGGGGAAGCAAATATTTTAGCGGCAAGAGCAAGGGCACAGTTAGGGAAGAAAGTGTATGTTCAATATATACCACCTTTTTACAAAGTAAGAGTTGGAGATTTTCTTGATAAATATGAAGCTACTCAGTATATGAATCAATACGTAAAAGGCTCTTATGAAAGGGCTTGGGTGGTTGAGTCTGAGATAAATGTTGAATGA
- a CDS encoding mannose-1-phosphate guanylyltransferase: MIYTVIMAGGRGTRFWPVSTEKKPKQFLSIVGDRPLIVHTKERVKSLTPPERIKVITTPELKKQIMECGFEKESIFVEPKGMNTLYAIAYSAAKLLKEDKGALMLVLPSDHWIPDSEKFIDTIKKGIKWADLGYLVTYGIVPTRVETGYGYIEKGQKLESSVMRAERFTEKPKIKTANDYVKSKKFLWNSGIFLWQAKTILEEIKEHRPEISKYIEEIEKNPTQRNIKILYEKGVPISIDYGVLERSKKVVVVESHFGWDDVGSWASLERTQIPDENGNIKKGEVIAINCNDNIFYSEDGIIVAKNLSRMIVVRTKDATLIIPKGEAQELKEIVEELPKNYK; the protein is encoded by the coding sequence ATGATTTATACTGTGATAATGGCCGGAGGTAGAGGAACAAGATTTTGGCCTGTTTCAACAGAAAAAAAACCAAAGCAATTTCTTTCTATCGTTGGAGATAGGCCTCTTATAGTCCATACAAAAGAAAGAGTAAAATCTCTTACCCCCCCAGAAAGGATCAAAGTTATTACAACTCCAGAGCTAAAAAAGCAAATTATGGAATGTGGTTTTGAAAAGGAAAGCATTTTTGTTGAACCTAAAGGGATGAATACTCTTTACGCAATTGCTTATTCTGCAGCCAAACTTCTAAAGGAAGACAAAGGAGCCTTGATGCTCGTTTTACCCTCTGATCATTGGATTCCAGATTCCGAAAAGTTCATAGATACGATTAAAAAAGGAATAAAATGGGCTGATTTAGGTTACCTTGTGACTTATGGGATTGTCCCTACTAGGGTGGAGACAGGTTATGGGTATATAGAAAAAGGACAAAAGTTAGAGAGTTCTGTAATGAGAGCGGAAAGGTTTACAGAGAAGCCAAAGATAAAAACGGCAAATGATTATGTAAAAAGTAAGAAATTTCTTTGGAATAGTGGGATTTTTTTGTGGCAAGCTAAGACAATTCTTGAGGAAATAAAGGAGCACCGTCCAGAGATTTCTAAGTATATAGAAGAAATTGAGAAAAATCCTACTCAAAGAAATATAAAGATTCTTTATGAAAAGGGGGTTCCAATTTCTATAGATTATGGTGTTCTTGAGAGAAGTAAGAAAGTAGTGGTGGTGGAGTCTCATTTTGGTTGGGATGATGTTGGAAGTTGGGCTTCTCTTGAGAGAACTCAAATTCCAGATGAGAATGGGAATATTAAAAAAGGGGAGGTTATTGCGATAAACTGTAATGATAATATATTTTATTCAGAAGATGGAATAATTGTGGCAAAGAACCTTTCAAGAATGATTGTTGTTCGCACAAAAGATGCCACATTAATTATACCAAAAGGGGAAGCCCAGGAATTGAAAGAGATTGTGGAAGAGCTTCCAAAAAATTATAAATAA
- a CDS encoding DUF3108 domain-containing protein, protein MIIYFFSIYLTYSIGERLNYGAYFGPIRAGYSFMEIKEEEFEGTPSYVIESVQRTDPAFSIIYRIDDYYKSVVDTSTFSTISYTKNISEGKYKNNLTLRFREDSVFYTDGRRFEKIPGAKDIFAALYWIRTLTFSPGDTLKVPFHSSGKNEEMIVPVSELQWTVVPMGKFRTLLLTPQVKEDKIFGSEEPIKIWVTVDPEHIPVKIESKLKFGRIRFELESMSLEETK, encoded by the coding sequence ATGATTATTTATTTCTTTTCCATTTATTTAACTTATTCTATTGGAGAAAGGCTAAATTACGGAGCTTATTTTGGACCTATTAGAGCTGGATATTCTTTTATGGAAATAAAAGAGGAGGAGTTTGAAGGGACTCCTTCTTATGTGATTGAAAGCGTTCAGAGAACTGATCCTGCCTTTTCTATAATTTATCGAATAGACGATTATTATAAGTCAGTTGTAGATACATCTACTTTTTCAACGATTTCTTATACAAAAAATATTTCTGAAGGAAAATATAAAAATAATCTTACCTTGAGATTTAGAGAAGATTCGGTTTTTTACACTGATGGAAGAAGATTCGAAAAGATTCCGGGAGCAAAAGATATTTTCGCAGCTCTTTATTGGATCCGAACCTTAACTTTTTCCCCAGGAGATACTTTAAAAGTTCCTTTTCATTCATCTGGAAAAAATGAGGAGATGATTGTTCCTGTTTCAGAATTGCAATGGACAGTAGTTCCAATGGGTAAATTTAGAACTCTCTTGCTAACACCACAGGTGAAGGAAGATAAAATCTTCGGTTCAGAGGAACCAATAAAAATCTGGGTTACTGTAGATCCTGAACACATTCCTGTTAAGATAGAGAGTAAACTTAAATTTGGAAGAATTAGATTTGAATTAGAAAGTATGAGTTTAGAGGAAACGAAATGA
- a CDS encoding PhoU domain-containing protein, with amino-acid sequence MLNWISRFFKGKGLIEEAEEMVEEMMEIAYNMFHYSMRMVIEKGKEKKDIYEVDKKLNELEINVRKKILEHLSINPSQDITPSLILVTIVIDIERIGDYSKNFVEVSHMYPEPLKGKYIDRIKELEKKVQLYFKETMKVYKEQDEIKGRKITEELSEVVKGCQVLLEELIEDSSLTAKEGIIYALLVRHLKRVSSHIRNVCSSVVNPFYRLGYRPLEEEV; translated from the coding sequence ATGTTAAATTGGATTAGTAGATTCTTTAAGGGAAAAGGTTTAATAGAAGAAGCCGAGGAAATGGTAGAGGAGATGATGGAGATTGCTTATAATATGTTTCACTATTCAATGAGAATGGTGATTGAGAAGGGGAAAGAGAAAAAGGATATATATGAAGTTGATAAAAAACTGAATGAGCTTGAAATAAATGTTAGGAAAAAGATTCTTGAACATCTTTCGATTAACCCGAGCCAGGACATTACTCCTTCTTTAATTCTTGTAACTATAGTGATTGACATAGAGAGAATTGGAGATTATTCAAAGAATTTTGTTGAAGTTTCTCATATGTATCCAGAACCTTTAAAAGGTAAATACATAGATAGAATAAAAGAATTAGAGAAGAAGGTTCAACTTTACTTTAAAGAAACAATGAAAGTTTATAAAGAGCAGGATGAAATTAAAGGGAGAAAAATAACAGAGGAACTTTCTGAAGTTGTAAAAGGGTGTCAGGTTCTTTTGGAAGAGTTGATAGAAGATTCTTCTTTAACTGCAAAAGAAGGGATAATATATGCACTTTTAGTTAGACATCTTAAGAGAGTATCTTCCCATATAAGAAATGTTTGTTCCAGTGTTGTGAATCCTTTTTATCGTTTGGGTTATCGACCTTTAGAGGAAGAAGTTTAA
- a CDS encoding Na/Pi symporter, whose product MLHKVYKSKYKVLFHLIFSIFFLYLFFLGVELLTSSLKAFGSDFARKLITATTNPFTGLFIGLLSTAIIQSSSVTTSITVGFVSAGTLTIRNAIPIIMGANIGTTITCAIASFGHFSIEREFSKAFPAAIVHDIFNILSVIIFLPIELFFHPVERVSILLTHFFIGKETVCFTSPLKLVVAPIVERIMILFGTHCIFLAIISLGVIILAITSFVSILRKASAERFEILIDQYLFRNDFSAWVLGLCLTAFIQSSSITTSLVVSLVGTQIITIEKAYPYTLGANLGTTVTAILAALATGNSNGVAIAFSHSLFNFFGILVWYPLRRVPLTIAKKIGALSGRRRLLAFVYIIVIFIIIPMIGILLGR is encoded by the coding sequence TTGTTACACAAAGTTTACAAGTCGAAATATAAGGTTCTTTTTCATTTAATTTTTTCTATTTTTTTTCTTTATTTATTCTTTTTAGGAGTGGAACTTTTGACCTCTTCTCTTAAAGCTTTTGGAAGTGATTTTGCAAGGAAATTAATAACGGCAACAACGAATCCTTTCACAGGTCTTTTTATCGGACTTCTCTCAACAGCAATAATTCAATCCAGTTCTGTTACAACTTCCATTACAGTTGGCTTTGTCTCTGCGGGAACTTTGACGATTCGGAACGCCATTCCAATTATAATGGGAGCGAATATAGGGACGACAATTACTTGTGCAATTGCTTCTTTTGGACATTTTTCTATAGAAAGAGAGTTTTCAAAAGCTTTCCCCGCAGCAATTGTTCATGATATTTTCAACATTCTCTCGGTGATTATTTTTTTACCAATAGAGTTATTTTTCCATCCGGTTGAGCGGGTCTCAATATTGCTTACTCATTTTTTTATAGGGAAAGAAACAGTTTGTTTTACTTCACCGTTAAAATTAGTGGTTGCTCCTATTGTGGAAAGAATAATGATTTTATTTGGAACTCATTGCATTTTTTTGGCTATTATCTCTTTAGGAGTAATCATCCTTGCAATAACGTCTTTTGTTAGTATTTTAAGGAAAGCTTCTGCAGAGAGGTTTGAAATTCTCATTGACCAATACCTTTTTAGGAATGACTTTTCCGCATGGGTTTTGGGACTTTGTCTTACAGCTTTTATTCAATCGAGTTCAATTACAACATCTTTGGTGGTTTCTCTTGTAGGAACACAGATCATAACGATAGAGAAAGCTTATCCCTATACTCTTGGAGCAAATCTTGGGACAACAGTAACTGCAATTTTAGCAGCTCTTGCCACAGGTAATTCTAATGGGGTTGCAATAGCTTTTTCTCATTCTCTTTTTAATTTCTTTGGGATTTTGGTTTGGTATCCTTTAAGGAGAGTCCCGTTAACTATTGCAAAAAAGATAGGAGCATTATCAGGTAGGAGAAGATTACTTGCATTTGTTTATATAATTGTTATATTTATAATTATCCCTATGATTGGAATACTTTTAGGGAGGTAA
- the mgtE gene encoding magnesium transporter yields the protein MPKKKRIISPISILLKPEIKDLIKEEDWNTLKEVLPEWEPVDIAELIRELEDKERLILFRLLPPKLQSEVFAEFDSKMQKYILKNLTNEYIKSIITGLDPDDRTRLFEELPPEVTRKLLNLLSPEDRKESLQLLGYPEDSVGRLMTPDYIAVKPSWSIKEAIQHIRNKGKDAETINMIYVVDDEWHLIDDIPIRRLILSKSNQSIESIMDYHFVSINAMVDQEEAIKLIQKYNLYSLPVTDSKGHLLGIVTHDDIIDVLREEETEDFTKLSAIEAKSIGMEFITRIKEVPLAKMFKVRIVWLLALLIMDLIVGGIIKGFEGMIAKYVVLVTFLPVLIDTAGNAGSQSATLVIRALALGTVKIKDWIYLLGRELLIAGALGVAMGFGISIMGFLRGGGGTIVKVIVLAMITNVVVGSLIGVSLPFIFTKFRKDPATASTPLITTLADIFGTGIYLGIAHLILG from the coding sequence ATGCCAAAGAAAAAAAGGATTATAAGCCCAATTTCAATCCTACTTAAACCTGAAATAAAGGACTTGATCAAGGAAGAAGACTGGAATACCTTGAAAGAAGTTTTGCCAGAGTGGGAACCAGTAGATATAGCAGAGTTAATAAGAGAGCTTGAAGATAAAGAAAGATTAATTCTATTCCGGTTACTTCCTCCAAAATTACAATCTGAAGTTTTTGCTGAATTTGATTCTAAGATGCAAAAGTATATTCTAAAAAATTTAACAAATGAGTATATCAAATCAATTATCACAGGATTAGACCCTGATGATAGGACCCGCCTATTTGAAGAACTTCCACCAGAAGTTACAAGAAAACTCCTTAATTTACTATCTCCTGAAGACAGAAAGGAATCCCTACAACTTCTCGGTTATCCAGAAGACAGCGTTGGAAGATTGATGACGCCTGATTATATAGCAGTTAAGCCCAGTTGGAGCATTAAAGAAGCTATCCAACATATTAGAAATAAAGGAAAGGATGCAGAAACAATAAATATGATATATGTTGTGGACGACGAATGGCACCTCATCGATGATATTCCAATTCGCAGATTAATCCTATCAAAATCTAACCAGAGTATTGAGTCTATTATGGATTATCATTTCGTTTCCATAAATGCAATGGTTGACCAAGAAGAAGCAATAAAACTAATTCAAAAATACAATCTTTATTCTCTCCCTGTAACAGATTCAAAAGGACATCTCCTCGGAATTGTAACGCACGATGATATAATAGACGTCCTTAGAGAAGAGGAAACAGAGGACTTCACAAAACTCTCCGCAATTGAAGCAAAATCAATCGGAATGGAATTCATAACAAGAATAAAAGAAGTTCCTCTGGCAAAAATGTTTAAGGTAAGAATTGTATGGCTTCTTGCTCTTTTAATTATGGATCTTATTGTTGGAGGGATTATTAAAGGATTTGAAGGAATGATTGCAAAATACGTCGTTCTTGTAACCTTCCTTCCCGTTCTCATAGATACAGCAGGAAATGCAGGCTCTCAATCGGCAACTTTGGTTATAAGAGCGTTGGCTCTTGGAACTGTAAAGATAAAAGATTGGATATATTTACTTGGTAGAGAATTACTTATAGCTGGAGCCTTAGGTGTTGCTATGGGGTTTGGCATATCTATAATGGGTTTTTTAAGAGGGGGCGGAGGGACAATCGTTAAAGTTATTGTTTTAGCAATGATTACAAATGTCGTGGTTGGAAGTCTTATAGGGGTTTCTCTCCCATTTATTTTCACGAAATTTAGAAAAGACCCTGCGACAGCAAGCACTCCTCTTATCACCACTCTCGCAGACATATTTGGAACCGGGATCTATCTTGGAATTGCCCATTTAATATTAGGTTGA
- a CDS encoding glycosyltransferase, producing the protein MRVYNFVVTGLLLVILINLLNNLRLLKSFKGSNKRNKKMPFVSVLIPARNESGNIEKCVLSILEQDYPNFEVMVFNDNSLDDTLMKLERIKEKYPQLKIYTNDFLPPGWTGKNFACHFLSKYAKGEWLLFTDADTVHSQDSISLAVNSAIEEKADLLSIMPDLVMGTLSEKLFIPLVHFAFFSFIPLGLMNSIKNPNVVIALGPFMLINSKFYRKIGGHEKIKDKIVDDLELAKEVKRNGGKVVFMDGREKVSLRFYDNFKDLWNGFSKNSFGAFNNSIIAFLLFISFILSLYLFPIFSFVLGIVRFKLGFFSTIQFFLILLHRYFLSARFKINYWLIFLHPFALIFALLIALNSMRLTLLNKAVTWKGRIYRILST; encoded by the coding sequence ATGAGAGTTTACAACTTTGTTGTAACAGGCTTACTATTAGTTATTTTAATAAATCTTTTGAATAATCTTAGATTGCTGAAGTCTTTTAAGGGAAGCAATAAGCGGAATAAAAAAATGCCTTTTGTTTCTGTCCTTATTCCGGCAAGGAATGAGAGTGGAAATATTGAAAAATGTGTGCTTTCTATTTTAGAACAAGATTATCCCAATTTTGAGGTGATGGTTTTTAATGATAATTCATTGGATGATACTTTAATGAAATTGGAAAGAATAAAGGAAAAATATCCTCAATTGAAAATTTATACAAATGATTTTTTACCTCCTGGTTGGACTGGGAAGAATTTTGCCTGCCATTTTTTGTCTAAGTATGCTAAGGGAGAGTGGTTACTCTTTACAGATGCTGATACGGTCCATTCCCAAGATTCAATTTCTTTAGCTGTGAATTCCGCTATAGAGGAAAAAGCTGATCTTTTGTCAATAATGCCGGATTTGGTGATGGGAACATTATCTGAGAAATTATTTATACCTCTTGTTCATTTTGCATTTTTTAGTTTTATTCCTTTAGGACTTATGAACTCTATAAAAAATCCGAATGTTGTTATAGCCCTTGGACCTTTTATGCTGATTAATTCTAAATTTTATAGAAAAATCGGGGGGCATGAGAAAATTAAAGATAAGATTGTGGATGATTTGGAACTTGCTAAGGAAGTAAAGAGGAATGGAGGAAAGGTTGTTTTTATGGATGGAAGAGAAAAAGTTTCTTTAAGATTTTATGATAATTTTAAAGATTTATGGAATGGTTTTTCTAAAAATTCTTTTGGGGCTTTTAATAATTCTATTATTGCTTTTCTTTTGTTTATTTCTTTTATTTTGTCTCTTTATTTATTTCCTATCTTTTCTTTCGTTTTGGGAATAGTAAGATTTAAATTGGGCTTTTTCTCAACCATTCAATTCTTTTTGATTCTCTTACATAGATATTTTCTTTCCGCAAGATTTAAAATAAACTATTGGCTCATCTTTTTGCATCCTTTTGCTCTTATATTCGCCTTACTAATAGCTCTTAATTCTATGAGACTTACTTTGTTGAATAAAGCTGTTACTTGGAAGGGAAGAATTTATAGAATTTTATCAACCTAA
- a CDS encoding glycerol-3-phosphate acyltransferase, with product MIGNIFVFLSSYLIGSVPFAFITGKLVKGIDIRYAGEGNVGARNVLHTVGKPYGIIVGILDALKGVIVAILCLSLNLSFTTIVIGGFGVVLGHDFPIFLGFKGGKGLATAIGFLLILFPLPMVVSLTFMLIMFSIRRYFHFAVSIGIGSLPILWMPLFKNSFKEIIFTISYLSFLGIKRLIDEPHMREVKKKSGWDKG from the coding sequence ATGATAGGAAATATTTTTGTTTTTTTAAGTTCCTATTTGATAGGGAGTGTTCCTTTTGCCTTTATAACAGGAAAACTTGTAAAGGGAATTGATATTAGATATGCAGGGGAAGGAAATGTGGGGGCGAGAAATGTTTTACACACTGTGGGAAAGCCTTATGGGATAATTGTTGGGATCTTAGATGCATTGAAAGGAGTTATAGTAGCAATTTTATGCTTGTCTTTGAATTTATCATTTACCACAATTGTGATTGGAGGTTTTGGAGTAGTTTTAGGCCACGATTTTCCAATATTCCTTGGCTTTAAGGGAGGTAAAGGGTTGGCTACTGCAATTGGGTTTTTGCTTATTTTGTTTCCTCTTCCTATGGTGGTTTCTCTTACTTTTATGTTAATTATGTTTTCTATTAGGAGATATTTTCATTTCGCTGTGAGTATTGGAATTGGGAGTTTACCAATTTTGTGGATGCCTCTTTTTAAGAATTCTTTTAAAGAAATAATATTTACAATAAGCTATCTTTCCTTTCTTGGGATAAAAAGACTTATAGATGAACCTCATATGAGGGAAGTAAAGAAAAAATCGGGATGGGATAAAGGATGA
- a CDS encoding transketolase: MSNNLKNWFKEREEYRFKSKKISKEVLSKLEEIAHLCRGDILKMTTVAGSGHPGGSLSSIDIFTTVYSLADLTKDEVVVSHGHTSPGVYAILGRLGILDIEEVITFFRHISGPYEGHVESHLPGIVWSTGNLGQGLSAACGFALAKKLKGDSSRVFALMSDAEQAKGQVAEARRFASKFKCNNITVVIDYNNRQISGKVEDIMPINIKEDYLADGWKVLEVCGHDIRELYEAIHNAINDESKPYAIIANTIMCKGVPFIEGDESYHGKALSKEELDKALKVLGIENDIEKYIQKRNSTTAKPIKKNNNVYPLPKLNLGKPIEYKVGEKVANRDAYGNALADLAKINEPGTIVVTDCDLASSVKTDKFAKIHPDYFIQNGVSEHNTATISGVLSIRGFQTFYSDFGVFSFDETYNQHRLNAINNTKLRIVSTHNGLNVGEDGKTHQCIDYIGLIKNIPGFSIIIPADANQTDRVIRYITKMETNVAVVVGREKSPIIEDENGKAFFGGDYQFEYGKIDRVREGKDGIILSYGYTLFLALQARKILQEKGFELAIWNVSCPLAIRKEDVKKITEYKNVFTYEEHLINSGLGCILGNLMAKSGTSVNFHSYGVLDFSPSGSAEDLFKALELSPEAIAEKIEKALK; encoded by the coding sequence ATGAGTAATAATTTAAAAAATTGGTTTAAAGAAAGAGAAGAATACAGATTCAAGAGCAAAAAGATTTCTAAAGAAGTGCTATCAAAATTAGAAGAAATAGCTCATTTATGCAGAGGCGACATCCTGAAAATGACCACAGTTGCAGGTTCAGGACATCCTGGAGGATCACTTTCTTCAATTGATATCTTTACAACAGTATATAGCCTTGCAGATCTAACAAAAGATGAAGTTGTAGTAAGTCACGGACACACCTCTCCCGGAGTATATGCAATTCTTGGGAGGCTTGGAATTCTTGATATAGAAGAGGTAATAACTTTCTTTAGACATATTTCAGGCCCTTACGAAGGACACGTAGAATCCCATCTTCCAGGAATAGTTTGGTCTACTGGTAACTTAGGACAAGGACTTTCTGCAGCCTGTGGATTTGCTCTTGCAAAAAAACTAAAAGGAGATTCTTCGAGGGTCTTTGCCCTTATGAGCGACGCAGAACAAGCAAAAGGACAAGTAGCTGAAGCAAGAAGATTCGCCTCCAAGTTTAAATGTAACAATATAACTGTCGTTATTGATTATAACAATAGACAAATCTCAGGTAAAGTAGAAGATATAATGCCTATCAATATAAAAGAGGACTACCTCGCAGATGGATGGAAAGTTCTCGAAGTATGTGGCCATGATATTAGAGAATTATATGAAGCAATCCATAATGCAATAAACGATGAGTCTAAGCCTTATGCAATAATTGCAAATACTATAATGTGTAAAGGGGTTCCTTTCATAGAGGGAGATGAAAGCTATCATGGAAAAGCTCTTTCTAAAGAAGAATTGGATAAGGCCCTTAAAGTTTTAGGGATAGAAAACGATATAGAAAAATATATTCAGAAAAGGAATTCTACAACTGCAAAACCCATAAAAAAGAACAATAATGTCTATCCCCTCCCAAAGTTGAACTTAGGAAAGCCTATAGAATATAAAGTTGGAGAAAAAGTCGCAAATAGAGATGCTTATGGTAATGCTTTAGCAGACCTTGCAAAAATAAATGAGCCGGGGACAATTGTAGTAACAGATTGCGATTTGGCAAGCTCTGTTAAAACAGATAAATTTGCAAAGATTCATCCTGATTATTTCATTCAGAATGGAGTTAGTGAACATAACACTGCTACAATTTCTGGGGTCCTCTCTATAAGAGGGTTCCAAACCTTTTATTCTGATTTTGGAGTTTTCTCTTTTGATGAAACCTATAATCAACATAGATTAAATGCAATAAACAATACAAAACTCAGGATTGTGTCCACTCATAATGGTCTTAATGTTGGAGAGGATGGAAAAACTCATCAATGCATAGATTATATTGGGTTAATAAAAAATATTCCCGGATTCTCAATCATTATTCCCGCAGATGCGAACCAGACTGACAGGGTAATTCGGTATATAACAAAAATGGAAACTAATGTTGCAGTTGTTGTAGGAAGAGAAAAAAGCCCTATAATAGAAGATGAAAATGGAAAAGCTTTTTTTGGGGGGGACTATCAATTTGAATATGGTAAAATTGATAGAGTAAGAGAAGGAAAAGACGGAATAATTCTTTCTTATGGATACACATTATTTCTTGCTCTACAAGCGAGAAAAATACTTCAAGAAAAAGGCTTTGAACTCGCAATCTGGAACGTTTCTTGTCCACTTGCAATTAGAAAAGAAGATGTTAAAAAAATTACTGAGTACAAAAATGTTTTCACTTATGAAGAACACTTAATAAATAGTGGGTTAGGTTGTATTTTGGGAAACCTTATGGCAAAAAGTGGAACTTCTGTTAACTTCCATAGCTATGGAGTTTTAGACTTCTCTCCTTCTGGAAGTGCAGAAGACCTATTCAAAGCCTTAGAATTATCTCCAGAAGCAATTGCAGAGAAAATCGAAAAAGCGTTAAAATGA
- a CDS encoding transglycosylase SLT domain-containing protein, whose translation MIFDIKKAKNYHLFRITLFMTFLIPVQFLLSMKETRWRKEYEELRQEALLYARSCGVEGDSKIIKRAYDYSVRFWMRWPVVLRWIQTESDFIPTAKSKANAKGLTQVLEETASYIGEVLLFSGSVGLTLEEEKRLNERKYNLYEIEDNLLLGFSYLKFLSIFSSNPEEALARYLAGKKWVDFLDSRYVQRISDGKPIIRDTTL comes from the coding sequence ATGATATTTGACATAAAAAAGGCAAAAAACTATCATTTATTTAGAATAACACTCTTTATGACCTTCTTAATCCCTGTTCAATTTCTACTCTCTATGAAAGAAACAAGATGGCGTAAAGAATATGAAGAGTTACGGCAAGAAGCTCTTTTATATGCTCGTTCTTGTGGTGTAGAAGGAGACAGCAAAATAATAAAAAGAGCGTATGATTACTCTGTACGTTTCTGGATGAGATGGCCAGTGGTCCTTAGATGGATTCAAACCGAGAGTGATTTTATCCCAACTGCTAAGAGCAAAGCCAACGCTAAAGGGCTTACCCAAGTCTTAGAAGAAACAGCGAGTTATATTGGAGAAGTGCTTCTTTTCTCGGGTTCAGTTGGTTTAACCTTAGAAGAAGAAAAAAGGTTAAACGAAAGAAAGTATAACCTATACGAAATAGAGGACAATCTTCTTTTAGGATTTTCTTATCTAAAGTTCCTTTCAATATTTTCAAGTAATCCAGAAGAAGCTCTGGCAAGATACCTTGCGGGTAAAAAATGGGTTGATTTCTTAGATTCAAGGTATGTCCAGAGAATCTCGGATGGGAAACCAATAATTAGAGATACAACCTTATAA
- a CDS encoding diacylglycerol/polyprenol kinase family protein, translating into MKTLTKFVILRKLLHIGTALFPICYIFVPRFKMIVALAIVSFITLLVDFLRLEVKKLNKIFNRYFGKLLWEKEKKTLTAGTHYVAGAFLSIYFFDKWIAIAVLLFLSFGDTLAHIIGVKWGKIRLDSEKTVEGSVACFVVCLFVSIFLPHPNKLVLFLGSIVASLVEFFPFGIDDNFALPLITGVAMEIILKIL; encoded by the coding sequence ATGAAAACATTGACAAAATTTGTTATTTTAAGGAAGTTATTACATATAGGAACAGCTTTATTTCCAATATGTTATATTTTTGTTCCTCGGTTTAAGATGATTGTTGCACTTGCCATTGTGAGTTTTATAACGCTTTTGGTAGATTTCTTAAGATTAGAGGTTAAGAAGTTAAATAAAATTTTTAATCGTTATTTTGGAAAATTGTTGTGGGAAAAAGAGAAAAAGACTTTAACGGCTGGAACTCATTATGTTGCAGGTGCATTTTTATCTATTTATTTTTTCGATAAATGGATTGCCATTGCTGTTTTACTTTTTTTATCTTTTGGAGATACTTTAGCTCATATTATTGGGGTAAAATGGGGGAAGATACGCCTTGACTCTGAAAAGACAGTAGAAGGTAGTGTTGCATGTTTTGTTGTTTGTTTATTTGTTTCTATCTTTTTACCTCATCCGAATAAGTTGGTTCTCTTTTTAGGCTCAATTGTTGCTTCTCTTGTAGAGTTTTTTCCTTTTGGAATAGATGATAACTTTGCTCTTCCTTTAATTACAGGTGTAGCTATGGAGATTATTTTGAAGATTTTATAA